The following are encoded together in the Daphnia magna isolate NIES linkage group LG8, ASM2063170v1.1, whole genome shotgun sequence genome:
- the LOC116928563 gene encoding LOW QUALITY PROTEIN: peroxidase (The sequence of the model RefSeq protein was modified relative to this genomic sequence to represent the inferred CDS: deleted 1 base in 1 codon), with product MHEPLQRDYIEVSTSSYQRSLESHRRWRLCLWIGLGSTAIVCSILLTLLIVGSQQPRVEFSTTEVGNTPLLSLSFPIKERSHQRGQSNFTIRPEMVYESMAEAREEFKSRKALEEQLFHQQVNRTEQTASSYHQQVTTLSPEMRNVSDSAVLAETSVRILLEKEQIPIEELQSVDASPLLKEWVHCSVTPVKKNCRPGDKFRTLDGSCNNLHAPEKGATLQPFRRILPPVYDDGYSSPRTKSVLGNDQFLLSAREISRRFTDNAEPVAIETKLSMLFLTWGQFLDHDMTNTGSSKGENGSAITCCGQRKQHPECFPIQVDKTDPFYADKGVHCLDFVRSAPAPQCRINGREQFNQASAYIDGSMIYATTRLEADIRLRAHINGNMRGRLYQDGRWMLPISAEPKDGCNRDELIKQSRYCFKAGDGRVNEQIGLTAMHTVWMREHNRIANELADMNKHWDDTRIYEETRRIVIAQLQHISYNEFVPLLIGEKLAEHLKLRPLVSDYDSSYNKEIDAGISNEFATAAYRFGHSMLQGLVELYGAQGRNVDYMQFTRILFNPFALWDFGKLDAVVRGNAQQCPRKLDTSFSTQVTNHLFQPEKSHHGFDLFALNIQRGRDHGLAPYNQWRELCNLSPVNDWPSLEKEMRASSFVVIKQIYQDVKDIDLYVGILAENPLLDGILGPVGSCIIADQFLRSKVGDRFWYETDDSAIRFTSDQLKEIRKTTLARVLCDNGDAMDAIQLKSMEIVSESNPRKRCAGDDIPLMDLSSWEDGLFSLSV from the exons GTTCCATTCTGTTGACCTTGCTCATAGTTGGTTCTCAACAGCCTCGTGTAGAATTTAGTACCACAGAGGTCGGAAACACTCCGTTGTTGAGTCTGTCTTTCCCTATTAAAG AAAGAAGCCACCAGAGGGGACAATCTAACTTTACCATCCGGCCGGAAATGGTGTACGAAAGTATGGCAGAGGCCCGAGAGGAGTTCAAAAGCCGGAAAGCACTGGAGGAGCAGCTCTTCCATCAGCAGGTTAATAGAACCGAACAAACCGCTTCCTCCTACCACCAGCAGGTCACCACACTCAGTCCTGAAATGCGCAACGTTAGCGATTCGGCCGTGTTGGCTGAAACTTCCGTCCGCATCTTGCTGGAAAAAGAGCAGATACCCATCGAAGAACTCCAATCCGTTGACGCTAGTCCACTTCTCAAAGAATGGGTCCATTGCTCTGTCACGCCCGTCAAGAAAAATTGTCGCCCTGGTGACAAGTTTCGGACTCTTGACGGCTCATGCAATAATTTGCATGCTCCCGAAAAAGGAGCGACTCTACAGCCGTTCCGCCGCATCCTCCCGCCTGTCTATGATGATGGATATTCATCTCCGAGAACGAAGTCCGTCTTGGGGAACGACCAGTTCTTGCTGTCTGCCAGAGAAATCAGTCGCCGTTTCACCGACAATGCAGAGCCAGTTGCCATTGAAACCAAGCTGTCAATGCTGTTTCTCACGTGGGGCCAATTTCTCGATCATGATATGACAAACACTGGATCCTCAAAAG GAGAAAATGGAAGTGCCATCACTTGTTGCGGCCAGCGCAAGCAACATCCAGAATGCTTTCCAATTCAAGTTGATAAAACTGACCCGTTTTACGCAGACAAAGGCGTCCATTGTCTAGATTTCGTCCGCTCAGCACCAGCCCCCCAATGCAGAATAA ATGGAAGAGAGCAGTTCAACCAAGCCTCCGCTTACATTGATGGTTCCATGATTTACGCAACCACTCGTCTTGAGGCAGATATCAGATTAAGGGCTCACATTAATGGCAATATGAGGGGTCGACTCTATCAAGATGGACGCTGGATGCTTCCCATTTCTGCCGAGCCAAAAGACGGATGCAATAGGGATGAGCTTATCAAACAAAGCCGTTACTGTTTCAAAGCGg GTGATGGAAGGGTGAACGAACAAATCGGATTAACTGCTATGCATACTGTTTGGATGCGTGAGCACAACCGAATCGCCAATGAATTAGCCGATATGAACAAACATTGGGATGACACACGTATTTATGAAGAGACCAGGCGCATTGTTATTGCTCAACTGCAGCACATCAGCTATAACGAATTCGTGCCTCTGCTAATTG GGGAAAAATTGGCTGAGCATTTGAAATTGCGACCACTTGTTAGCGACTACGACAGCAGTTACAATAAGGAAATTGACGCGGGAATTTCCAATGAATTTGCTACAGCGGCGTACCGTTTCGGTCACAGCATGTTACAG GGACTAGTGGAACTTTATGGAGCACAGGGGCGTAACGTCGATTACATGCAATTCACGAGAATTCTTTTCAAT CCGTTTGCCTTGTGGGATTTCGGCAAATTAGACGCAGTAGTACGAGGCAATGCCCAGCAGTGTCCTAGAAAATTAGACACGTCATTCTCCACTCAA GTTACCAACCACTTGTTTCAACCAGAAAAATCACATCAtggctttgatttgtttgcaCTAAATATACAAAGAGGGAGAGATCATGGCCTAGCACCGTATAACCAGTGGCGTGAGTTATGCAATCTTTCGCCCGTAAATGACTGGCCCAGTTTAGAGAAGGAAATGCGGGCATCTTCTTTTGTCGTTATCAAACAAATTTATCA AGATGTTAAGGACATCGATCTCTACGTCGGAATCCTGGCCGAGAATCCTCTACTGGACGGTATTCTTGGTCCTGTTGGTAGTTGTATTATTGCCGACCAATTCCTGCGTTCAAAAGTTGGAGATCGTTTCTGGTACGAAACCGACGATTCTGCCATCCGTTTCACATCTG ATCAACTGAAGGAGATCCGTAAGACAACTCTAGCTAGAGTGTTGTGCGACAATGGTGATGCGATGGACGCCATTCAGTTGAAATCAATGGAGATTGTAAGTGAATCCAATCCAAGGAAACGTTGCGCTGGTGACGATATACCGTTAATGGATCTATCCAGCTGGGAGGATGgattgttttctctttctgtcTGA